A genomic stretch from Petrimonas mucosa includes:
- a CDS encoding peroxiredoxin encodes MSVLVGKKAPVFKAPAVIDGNTIVENFSLEEYLGKKYVVFFFYPADFTFVCPTELHAFQEKLGEFESRNTVVVACSTDSAVSHWKWLQTPKKEGGINGVTYPVVADHALTISMAYDVLAGEFDSDETTGDPLFVGSPEAYRGLFLIDKSGIVRHQVVNDMPLGRSVDEILRVIDALQFTEEYGEVCPANWHKGEKGLSATQEGIASYLSEK; translated from the coding sequence ATGTCAGTATTAGTAGGAAAAAAGGCGCCGGTTTTCAAGGCACCTGCAGTGATTGACGGGAACACCATCGTGGAGAACTTCTCGTTGGAAGAGTATCTGGGTAAGAAATATGTGGTATTTTTCTTCTACCCCGCAGACTTCACCTTTGTCTGCCCCACGGAATTGCACGCTTTCCAGGAAAAACTGGGTGAGTTTGAAAGCCGCAACACGGTTGTGGTTGCCTGTTCAACCGATTCGGCAGTTTCGCATTGGAAATGGCTGCAAACACCCAAAAAGGAGGGTGGAATCAATGGAGTAACCTACCCGGTTGTTGCCGATCACGCACTGACCATCTCGATGGCGTATGATGTACTGGCTGGAGAGTTCGACAGTGACGAGACAACCGGCGACCCGCTGTTTGTGGGATCTCCCGAAGCGTATCGCGGACTGTTCCTGATCGACAAGTCTGGTATCGTCCGTCACCAGGTGGTGAACGACATGCCGCTGGGCAGAAGCGTAGACGAGATATTGAGAGTCATCGACGCCCTCCAGTTTACAGAAGAGTATGGCGAGGTATGTCCCGCCAACTGGCACAAAGGTGAAAAGGGACTCAGCGCAACCCAGGAGGGTATCGCCTCCTATCTTTCCGAAAAGTAA
- a CDS encoding succinate dehydrogenase/fumarate reductase iron-sulfur subunit gives MDKNININVKVWRQKGPKEKGHFETYALKDISQGSSFLEMMDILNEQLINEGKDPVVFDHDCREGICGMCSLYINGHPHGPDEDITTCQLHMRKFNDGDTITVEPWRSAGFPVIRDLMVDRSAFDKIIQAGGYVSVNTGGVPDGNAIPIPKHIADEAMDAAACIGCGACVATCKNGSAMLFVAAKVSQLALLPQGQVERAKRAKAMVAKMDELGFGNCTNTGACEQECPKNISISHIARLNREYLKAKIKD, from the coding sequence ATGGACAAAAATATAAACATCAACGTAAAAGTATGGCGTCAAAAAGGTCCGAAAGAGAAAGGACATTTTGAGACCTACGCATTGAAAGATATCTCGCAAGGCAGTTCATTCCTCGAAATGATGGATATCCTGAATGAGCAGCTGATCAACGAAGGAAAGGATCCGGTTGTATTCGACCACGATTGCCGCGAAGGCATTTGCGGAATGTGCAGCCTCTATATCAACGGACATCCGCACGGACCCGATGAAGATATCACTACTTGCCAGCTCCACATGCGTAAATTCAACGACGGAGACACCATCACTGTAGAGCCGTGGCGTTCGGCCGGTTTCCCGGTTATCCGCGACCTGATGGTAGATAGGAGCGCATTCGACAAGATTATCCAGGCTGGAGGTTATGTCTCGGTAAACACAGGCGGTGTTCCCGACGGTAATGCTATACCCATTCCAAAACATATTGCCGACGAGGCGATGGATGCTGCTGCATGTATCGGTTGCGGGGCCTGCGTGGCAACCTGCAAGAACGGATCGGCCATGCTCTTTGTTGCGGCAAAAGTGAGCCAGCTGGCTCTGCTCCCGCAGGGACAGGTTGAGCGGGCAAAACGGGCCAAGGCGATGGTGGCCAAGATGGATGAGCTCGGTTTTGGTAACTGTACCAACACGGGAGCCTGCGAACAGGAGTGCCCGAAGAATATCTCCATCAGCCACATTGCACGGTTGAACCGCGAATATTTGAAAGCAAAGATCAAAGATTAA
- a CDS encoding pyridoxal phosphate-dependent aminotransferase: protein MHPLSARLQSLSPSETFAMAQKSNELKAQGIDVINMSVGEPDFSTPYHIKEAAKEAIDRNFSFYSPVAGFPELRRAICTKLKNENGLDFDPARIVVSNGAKQSLCNVILTIVNKGEEVIIPAPYWVSYPEMVKIAEGKPVYLYAGIEQEYKITAKQLEAAITPNTRALILCSPSNPTGSVYTREELQSLAEVLERYPDIYIISDEIYEKINYVGKHESIAQFEPIRERVIVVNGVSKGYAMTGWRIGWIAAAKWIATACGLLQGQYTSGPSSISQKAAEAAYTGSQDCVEEMRLAFERRKNLITRLLKEIPDLKVNDPKGAFYTFVECSRYLGKVFGEKRIDTATDLAMFLLEEGHVACVGGDAFGAPGHLRFSYATSDEKIEAAISRVKEALKKLR from the coding sequence ATGCATCCGTTATCAGCACGATTACAGTCGCTCTCTCCGTCCGAAACTTTTGCGATGGCACAAAAGAGCAACGAGCTCAAGGCTCAAGGAATTGATGTAATTAACATGAGTGTGGGCGAACCCGACTTCTCTACCCCCTACCATATCAAGGAGGCGGCAAAGGAGGCGATCGACCGGAATTTCTCGTTCTATTCACCCGTTGCAGGTTTTCCAGAACTGAGAAGGGCCATTTGCACGAAGCTGAAAAACGAAAATGGCCTCGATTTCGATCCGGCCCGGATAGTGGTTTCGAACGGTGCCAAGCAGTCGCTCTGCAATGTCATTCTGACCATTGTAAACAAGGGGGAGGAGGTGATTATCCCCGCACCCTACTGGGTAAGTTATCCCGAGATGGTGAAAATCGCCGAAGGGAAACCGGTATATCTCTATGCGGGCATTGAACAGGAGTACAAGATCACGGCCAAACAGCTGGAGGCAGCCATCACCCCCAATACACGTGCATTGATCCTCTGCTCTCCCTCCAACCCCACAGGGAGTGTCTATACGCGGGAGGAGCTGCAGTCACTTGCCGAAGTGCTGGAAAGGTATCCTGACATCTATATCATCTCCGACGAGATCTATGAGAAGATTAATTATGTAGGGAAACATGAGAGTATCGCCCAGTTTGAACCGATTCGCGAACGGGTGATCGTGGTCAACGGCGTCTCCAAGGGGTATGCTATGACAGGGTGGCGCATCGGGTGGATCGCGGCGGCAAAATGGATTGCCACAGCATGTGGTTTGCTGCAGGGACAGTACACTTCGGGCCCGTCGTCAATCTCGCAGAAAGCGGCCGAAGCAGCCTACACCGGCAGTCAGGATTGCGTGGAAGAGATGCGTCTAGCTTTTGAAAGGAGAAAAAACCTGATCACCAGGCTACTGAAGGAGATTCCCGATCTGAAGGTAAATGACCCCAAGGGTGCCTTCTATACCTTTGTGGAATGCAGCCGCTACCTGGGTAAGGTGTTCGGGGAAAAACGGATCGATACGGCAACCGACCTGGCCATGTTCCTTCTGGAGGAGGGACACGTTGCCTGTGTGGGCGGCGACGCGTTCGGTGCTCCCGGACACTTGCGATTCTCTTATGCCACCTCCGACGAGAAGATCGAAGCAGCCATCTCCCGGGTGAAAGAGGCACTGAAGAAACTGAGATAA
- a CDS encoding endonuclease/exonuclease/phosphatase family protein, which translates to MKRLFYFFLLFSSMTFVGCSTAKKSLTMNVASYNILMDTKRDHPNAWKYRREMVKEIIRFHDFDIVGTQEAFQHQLNDILELGNYAYTGSGRDDGKDGGEHSAILYKKDRFELLDSGDFWYSETPDVPGKGWDATCCNRICSWAKFKEKESGKQFFVFNSHYDHEGLEARRNSSLLLLKKIEEITGGKGVVFCTGDFNATPDDEPIRILREDGRLKDSYLVTAQPPYGTEGTFNGFRQDSPLKERIDYVWVTEGVTVNKYGVLNMMPYYRFPSDHFPVLVNVTF; encoded by the coding sequence ATGAAACGATTATTCTATTTTTTTCTGCTGTTTTCCAGCATGACCTTTGTTGGCTGTTCCACTGCAAAGAAAAGCCTTACGATGAATGTCGCCTCCTACAACATCCTGATGGATACCAAGCGTGACCATCCGAATGCCTGGAAGTATCGCCGCGAGATGGTAAAAGAGATCATCCGGTTTCACGATTTCGACATCGTGGGTACACAGGAGGCCTTTCAGCATCAATTGAACGATATTCTCGAACTTGGAAATTACGCCTACACCGGTTCGGGTCGCGACGACGGCAAGGATGGCGGTGAACATTCGGCCATTCTCTACAAGAAGGATCGCTTCGAACTGCTGGACAGCGGCGATTTCTGGTATTCCGAAACACCCGATGTGCCGGGAAAAGGTTGGGATGCTACCTGTTGCAACCGGATCTGTTCCTGGGCCAAGTTCAAGGAGAAAGAGAGCGGAAAGCAATTTTTTGTTTTCAATTCCCATTATGATCACGAGGGTCTCGAAGCGCGAAGGAACTCCTCGTTGTTGCTGTTGAAGAAGATTGAGGAGATTACCGGAGGAAAGGGTGTGGTTTTCTGTACCGGCGATTTTAACGCCACTCCCGATGATGAGCCGATCAGGATATTGAGGGAGGATGGCCGGTTGAAAGATTCCTACCTGGTTACGGCCCAACCGCCTTATGGTACCGAGGGGACCTTTAACGGCTTTCGCCAAGATTCTCCCCTCAAGGAGAGGATCGACTACGTCTGGGTTACTGAAGGGGTGACGGTCAACAAGTATGGTGTCTTGAACATGATGCCCTACTACCGTTTCCCGTCCGACCATTTCCCGGTTTTGGTCAATGTCACCTTCTAA
- a CDS encoding succinate dehydrogenase cytochrome b subunit produces MSWLINSSIGRKLIMSISGLFLVLFLMFHSLMNFVVIISADAYNTIAATLGANWYALIATGILALGFIFHIIYALILSLQNLKARGASRYAVSDSQKNVSWASKNMLVLGIIVLGFLALHLIHFWSKMQLVELMHGHNYAAAGYHDPTDGAYFIRELFTQPLYSSIYIVWLVALWYHLTHGFWSAMQTLGLNNKTWLPRIKKISYVLATIICLLFISVPVYYLLGFGA; encoded by the coding sequence ATGAGCTGGCTAATTAATTCTTCTATTGGACGGAAACTCATCATGAGTATTTCCGGTTTGTTTCTCGTCCTCTTTCTGATGTTCCACAGTTTGATGAATTTTGTAGTGATCATCTCGGCCGATGCATACAATACCATCGCCGCGACACTGGGTGCCAACTGGTACGCCCTTATCGCGACCGGCATTCTGGCGTTGGGCTTTATTTTCCACATCATCTATGCGTTGATCCTGTCACTCCAGAACCTGAAGGCAAGAGGTGCAAGCAGATATGCCGTTAGCGATTCTCAAAAGAACGTTTCATGGGCTTCAAAAAATATGTTGGTCCTGGGTATCATCGTCCTGGGATTCCTTGCGCTTCACCTGATCCACTTCTGGTCGAAGATGCAATTGGTTGAACTGATGCACGGACACAACTATGCAGCTGCAGGTTACCACGATCCGACCGACGGAGCCTATTTCATCCGTGAACTCTTCACCCAGCCGCTTTACAGCAGCATCTATATCGTATGGCTCGTTGCACTGTGGTATCATCTTACACACGGTTTCTGGAGCGCCATGCAGACACTGGGATTGAACAACAAGACCTGGCTGCCCCGCATAAAGAAGATCTCCTATGTATTAGCTACCATTATCTGCCTGCTGTTCATTTCCGTTCCGGTTTATTATCTGCTTGGCTTTGGAGCCTGA
- a CDS encoding porin family protein encodes MKLNKSWIICLFVLLLTGGTASAQLRFGIRGEVGVNKPSFTKDLFSVENMNDFKVGPTVELLLPVADFGFDASILYSNGKMNVKRIDQDGIGSLIEDVSSHSIDVPVNLKYRADLISSLAAFFAAGPYINVLLSEDELTYDDFVDMVKAKNFQAGINLGAGVELFERLAVGFNYRIKMTDDYSVSEPDFEELFNQKKGIWSVTATLFF; translated from the coding sequence ATGAAATTGAACAAATCTTGGATTATCTGCCTGTTCGTCCTGCTTTTGACAGGTGGTACTGCCAGTGCTCAATTGCGCTTTGGCATAAGGGGAGAGGTGGGTGTCAACAAGCCATCCTTTACCAAGGATCTCTTCTCGGTGGAGAACATGAATGATTTTAAGGTGGGGCCAACAGTCGAGTTGCTGCTCCCGGTGGCCGATTTTGGCTTTGATGCGTCTATCCTCTATAGCAACGGGAAGATGAACGTAAAGAGAATTGATCAGGATGGGATTGGAAGCTTGATTGAAGATGTTTCAAGCCACTCCATCGACGTTCCGGTGAACCTGAAATACAGGGCTGATCTGATCTCCTCGCTGGCTGCATTCTTTGCGGCCGGTCCCTACATCAATGTCCTGCTATCGGAAGATGAGTTGACTTATGACGATTTTGTCGACATGGTTAAGGCAAAAAACTTCCAGGCAGGGATCAACCTGGGTGCCGGCGTGGAGCTGTTTGAGCGACTGGCCGTGGGATTCAACTACAGGATTAAGATGACCGACGATTACTCGGTAAGTGAACCCGACTTTGAAGAGCTCTTCAACCAGAAGAAGGGAATCTGGTCGGTCACCGCTACCCTCTTCTTCTAA
- a CDS encoding fumarate reductase/succinate dehydrogenase flavoprotein subunit has translation MTDNTIKLDSKIPKGPLAEKWSNYKATQKLVNPANKRRLDIIVVGTGLAGASAAASLGELGFNVLNFCIQDSPRRAHSIAAQGGINAAKNYQNDGDSVYRLFYDTIKGGDYRAREANVYRLAEVSNNIIDQCVAQGVPFAREYGGLLDNRSFGGAQVSRTFYARGQTGQQLLLGAYSALSRAVNKNQVKLYTRYEMVDLVIIDGRARGIIARNLVTGKLERFAAHAVVIATGGYGNTFFLSTNAMGSNGSAAWQCYKKGAYFANPCMAQIHPTCIPVHGEFQSKLTLMSESLRNDGRIWVPKKLEDAKAIREGKLRPTDIKEEDRDYYLERRYPAFGNLVPRDVASRAAKERCDAGYGVGTTGLAVYLDFADAIKRLGKDVVEARYGNLFQMYEKIVDDNPYETPMMIYPAIHYTMGGLWVDYELMTSIPGLFAIGEANFSDHGANRLGASALMQGLADGYFVLPYTIQSYLSDQIRVPRFSTDSPEFEEAEKGVNARMDRLMSIKGTHSVDYFHKKLGHIMWDFVGMAREAEGLKKAIGSLKELKREFWSDVRIPGEKNSLNVELEKAIRLADFIEIGELMAHDALDREESCGGHFRVEHQTEEGEALRHDDKFAYVSCWEYQGEEKDPVMYKEPLNYEFIERQQRNYKS, from the coding sequence ATGACAGACAATACGATAAAGCTGGATTCAAAAATTCCAAAAGGGCCGTTGGCCGAGAAATGGTCGAACTACAAGGCAACCCAGAAACTGGTGAACCCCGCCAACAAACGCCGTCTCGACATCATTGTCGTGGGAACCGGTCTTGCCGGTGCATCGGCTGCGGCATCACTGGGTGAATTGGGATTCAATGTATTGAACTTCTGTATCCAGGACTCTCCCCGTCGCGCACACTCCATTGCCGCCCAGGGAGGAATCAACGCTGCCAAGAACTATCAGAACGACGGCGACTCCGTTTACCGTCTCTTCTACGATACGATCAAAGGGGGCGACTACAGGGCGCGCGAAGCAAACGTCTACCGCCTTGCCGAAGTCTCCAACAACATCATCGACCAGTGCGTGGCCCAAGGTGTTCCTTTTGCCCGCGAATATGGAGGATTGCTAGACAACCGCTCCTTCGGCGGTGCTCAGGTGTCACGTACCTTCTATGCCCGCGGACAGACGGGCCAACAGCTGCTTCTTGGCGCCTACAGCGCTTTGAGCCGTGCGGTGAACAAGAATCAGGTAAAACTCTATACCCGTTACGAAATGGTGGATCTCGTAATTATCGACGGTCGCGCCCGCGGTATCATCGCCCGTAATCTCGTAACCGGCAAACTGGAAAGATTTGCGGCCCATGCCGTGGTTATCGCCACCGGCGGATATGGTAACACCTTCTTCCTCTCAACCAACGCCATGGGTTCAAACGGATCTGCCGCATGGCAATGTTACAAGAAGGGTGCATACTTTGCAAATCCCTGTATGGCGCAAATTCACCCGACCTGTATCCCGGTTCACGGCGAGTTCCAGTCGAAACTGACATTGATGTCGGAATCGCTGCGTAATGACGGTAGAATCTGGGTGCCCAAGAAACTTGAAGACGCCAAGGCTATCAGAGAAGGGAAACTGAGGCCGACAGATATAAAGGAAGAGGATCGCGACTACTATCTCGAACGCCGTTATCCCGCATTCGGAAACCTTGTTCCCCGCGACGTGGCCTCACGTGCAGCCAAAGAGCGGTGCGACGCAGGCTATGGAGTAGGCACAACGGGACTGGCTGTATACCTCGATTTTGCGGATGCCATCAAACGTCTTGGCAAGGATGTGGTGGAAGCCCGCTACGGCAACCTGTTCCAGATGTATGAAAAGATTGTCGACGACAATCCGTACGAAACCCCGATGATGATCTACCCGGCCATCCACTACACCATGGGGGGACTTTGGGTCGATTACGAACTGATGACCTCCATCCCCGGACTCTTCGCCATAGGTGAGGCCAACTTCTCCGACCATGGAGCAAACCGGTTGGGTGCTTCCGCACTGATGCAGGGGCTGGCAGACGGTTATTTCGTGCTGCCCTATACCATCCAGAGCTATCTGTCCGACCAGATCCGGGTACCCAGGTTCAGCACCGACAGCCCCGAGTTCGAAGAGGCGGAGAAGGGAGTAAATGCACGGATGGACAGGCTGATGAGCATCAAGGGAACCCATTCGGTAGACTATTTCCACAAGAAACTGGGCCACATCATGTGGGACTTTGTGGGAATGGCCCGCGAAGCTGAGGGTCTGAAAAAAGCGATCGGATCGCTCAAGGAACTGAAACGTGAGTTCTGGTCGGATGTACGGATTCCGGGTGAAAAAAATTCGTTGAACGTTGAGTTGGAGAAGGCGATCCGTCTGGCCGATTTTATCGAGATTGGAGAGCTGATGGCTCACGATGCGCTCGACAGGGAAGAATCGTGCGGTGGACACTTCCGCGTAGAACATCAGACCGAGGAGGGAGAAGCCTTGCGTCATGACGACAAGTTCGCCTATGTCTCCTGCTGGGAATATCAGGGCGAGGAGAAAGATCCCGTAATGTACAAGGAGCCTCTCAACTATGAATTTATCGAGAGACAACAACGCAATTATAAGTCGTAA
- the priA gene encoding replication restart helicase PriA → MLYADVVLPLPLADTFTYSVPEEMEREIGIGFRVVVPFGNRKHYTAIVLKLHRNAPAGVEVKRIYSLTDRDPVLNGYQIRLWEWIAYYYLSPLGDVFRAALPSVMKPRNLEERYRSKREIHVRINRDIADSDRLTARSKKQAALLQSLKRLFEEEGIASLPQKEIPVRTGFSNAVLQGLIEKGLVIRYTEEVSRLETHPSSQRKSFELNSYQQKALDEVNRCFEEKRVCLLHGVTSSGKTEIYIHLIEQQLKEGKQTLYLVPEIALTTQLMSRLSHVFGDQLGIYHSKINDNERTEIWQKMASDSPYKIIIGVRSSLFLPFSRLGLVIVDEEHETGYKQQEPAPRYHARDTAIVLAQLFGASTLLGSATPSIESYHNAVTGKYGLVSLEKRFEDIEHPVISFENTRELQRKRKMKELLAPGLIEKIDNALKRGEQVILFRNRRGFAPMLECRLCGWIPKCSSCDVSLTYHKNSKELKCHYCNRSFKPAAECPVCHEQSVEPVGTGTEKLEEEVAKLFPDAVVARMDTDTTRGKHSYEKIIADFQQKRVQILVGTQMLAKGLDFDNVGVVGIIAADGLLNHPDFRSHERGFQLMLQAAGRAGRKKRQGEVVIQTADPEQPVYRYLRANDYDGFYRSQLAERKLFGYPPYKRLITILFKHKEEERVESGAKYFARLLKQSLGEMVLGPNKPLIGRIRQYHIRQVLLKLDTHLSPSKTRDFIKSVEARFRENPSYRYLLLHYDVDSLS, encoded by the coding sequence ATGCTGTATGCCGATGTAGTCCTGCCGCTCCCTTTAGCCGATACTTTTACCTACTCCGTACCCGAGGAGATGGAACGGGAGATAGGTATCGGATTCAGGGTAGTTGTTCCCTTCGGTAACCGGAAACACTATACGGCAATTGTCTTGAAACTCCACCGGAACGCTCCGGCGGGTGTTGAAGTGAAGAGGATCTACTCCCTCACCGATAGAGATCCCGTCTTAAACGGATACCAGATCAGGTTGTGGGAGTGGATCGCCTATTATTATCTCTCGCCCCTGGGGGATGTATTTAGGGCGGCACTGCCGTCGGTGATGAAGCCCCGCAACCTGGAGGAGAGATACAGGTCGAAAAGGGAAATCCATGTCCGGATCAACCGGGATATCGCAGATAGCGATCGGCTAACCGCCCGGAGCAAAAAGCAGGCAGCACTTCTGCAGTCACTGAAGAGGCTGTTTGAAGAGGAGGGGATAGCAAGCCTTCCCCAAAAGGAGATACCGGTCAGAACCGGATTCAGCAATGCGGTACTGCAAGGATTGATTGAGAAAGGTCTGGTGATCCGGTACACCGAGGAGGTCAGCCGGCTCGAGACGCACCCCTCGTCGCAGCGCAAGAGCTTCGAGCTGAACAGCTATCAGCAGAAGGCACTCGATGAGGTGAACCGCTGTTTTGAGGAGAAGAGGGTCTGCCTGTTGCACGGCGTAACATCGAGCGGAAAGACCGAGATCTATATCCACCTTATCGAACAGCAGCTGAAAGAGGGGAAACAGACGCTATACCTGGTTCCCGAGATTGCCCTCACCACACAACTGATGTCGAGGCTCAGCCACGTTTTCGGAGATCAGCTGGGGATCTATCACTCAAAGATCAACGACAACGAACGTACCGAGATCTGGCAGAAGATGGCCTCCGATTCTCCTTACAAGATCATCATCGGTGTCCGCTCGTCGCTCTTCCTGCCGTTCAGCCGTTTGGGACTGGTGATCGTGGACGAGGAGCATGAAACGGGTTACAAACAACAGGAGCCTGCACCCCGGTACCACGCACGCGACACCGCCATCGTACTGGCACAACTGTTTGGAGCCAGCACCTTGCTGGGATCGGCCACACCCTCGATCGAAAGCTACCATAACGCCGTAACCGGGAAATATGGACTGGTGAGTCTCGAAAAGAGGTTTGAGGATATTGAGCATCCCGTCATCTCGTTCGAAAACACACGGGAGCTGCAGCGGAAGAGGAAGATGAAGGAACTGCTCGCACCGGGATTGATCGAGAAAATCGATAACGCGTTGAAACGGGGGGAGCAGGTGATTCTCTTCCGCAACCGGCGTGGATTTGCACCGATGCTCGAGTGCCGGCTCTGTGGCTGGATACCGAAATGCAGCAGTTGCGACGTATCCCTTACCTACCATAAAAATAGCAAGGAGCTGAAATGCCACTACTGCAACAGGAGTTTTAAACCTGCCGCGGAATGTCCGGTCTGCCATGAACAGAGCGTTGAGCCGGTAGGAACAGGTACCGAAAAATTGGAGGAGGAGGTGGCAAAACTCTTCCCCGATGCCGTTGTGGCGCGGATGGATACCGATACCACACGCGGAAAGCATTCCTACGAAAAGATCATCGCCGATTTTCAACAGAAGCGGGTGCAGATCCTGGTAGGGACCCAGATGCTGGCAAAGGGTCTCGATTTCGACAATGTGGGTGTCGTGGGGATCATTGCCGCCGACGGGCTGCTCAATCACCCCGATTTCAGGTCGCATGAGCGGGGTTTTCAACTGATGCTTCAGGCGGCTGGACGGGCCGGCAGAAAAAAGAGGCAAGGGGAGGTGGTCATCCAGACTGCCGATCCCGAACAACCGGTCTACCGCTACCTGCGGGCAAACGATTATGATGGGTTCTACCGCTCACAGCTGGCCGAACGGAAACTGTTCGGCTACCCGCCCTACAAACGGCTGATCACGATCCTATTCAAGCACAAGGAAGAGGAGAGGGTGGAATCGGGTGCCAAATATTTTGCCCGGTTGCTGAAACAATCACTCGGCGAGATGGTGCTGGGCCCCAACAAACCGCTCATCGGCCGTATCAGGCAGTACCATATCCGGCAGGTGCTGTTGAAACTCGATACCCATCTCTCTCCCTCCAAAACACGAGATTTCATCAAATCGGTCGAGGCCCGTTTCCGGGAGAACCCCAGCTACAGGTATCTCCTTCTCCATTACGACGTGGACAGTCTCTCATAG
- the guaB gene encoding IMP dehydrogenase: MSFIADKITMEGLTFDDLLLVPGYSEVLPRDVDLSTRFSRNIPLNIPMVSAAMDTVTETTMAIAIAREGGIGVIHKNMSIDEQAKQVRAVKRAENGMILNPISIHPEKRVADALAMMGEYKIGGIPVVIDDNTLVGIVTNRDLRFERNMEKLIRDVMTRENLITTRQTTDLEAAAEILQQHKIEKLPVVDSNYKLVGLITYKDITKAKDKPYAAKDEQGRLRVAAGIGVTSDSVERAAALIDAGVDAVVIDTAHGHSKGVGDMLRLIKKTFPGIDVVVGNVATAEAARFLVNAGADGVKVGIGPGSICTTRVIAGVGVPQLSAIYDVAQALKGTDVPLIADGGLRYSGDIVKALAAGGSSVMMGSLLAGTEESPGETIIFNGRKFKTYRGMGSLSAMQKGSKDRYFQDVEDDIKKLVPEGIEARVPFKGTLQEVIYQMVGGLRAGMGYCGAATIEQLHEAKFTRITAAGYAESHPHGVMITREAPNYSRDKE, encoded by the coding sequence ATGTCATTTATTGCAGATAAAATCACAATGGAAGGGTTGACCTTCGACGATCTGTTGCTGGTCCCCGGTTATTCCGAAGTTCTTCCCCGCGACGTAGATCTCTCCACCCGTTTTTCAAGGAACATTCCACTGAATATCCCGATGGTATCGGCAGCGATGGATACCGTTACGGAAACTACCATGGCCATAGCGATTGCCCGCGAAGGCGGAATCGGGGTTATTCACAAAAACATGTCGATCGACGAACAGGCAAAACAGGTGCGTGCCGTAAAACGGGCGGAGAACGGCATGATTCTCAATCCCATCAGCATTCACCCCGAAAAGAGGGTTGCCGACGCGCTGGCAATGATGGGCGAGTACAAGATCGGCGGAATTCCGGTTGTGATTGACGACAATACCCTGGTGGGGATTGTAACCAACCGCGACCTCCGGTTTGAGCGGAACATGGAGAAGCTTATCCGCGATGTAATGACCCGTGAAAATCTGATTACAACCCGCCAGACAACAGATCTGGAGGCTGCCGCTGAGATACTGCAGCAGCATAAGATCGAGAAGCTTCCGGTGGTCGACTCCAACTATAAGCTGGTGGGACTCATCACCTACAAGGATATCACCAAGGCGAAGGATAAACCCTATGCCGCAAAGGATGAACAGGGCCGGTTGCGGGTTGCCGCAGGTATCGGGGTTACTTCCGATTCGGTGGAAAGGGCAGCCGCTCTTATCGATGCCGGTGTCGATGCCGTTGTGATCGACACCGCACATGGTCACTCCAAGGGGGTGGGCGACATGCTTCGGCTGATCAAGAAGACATTCCCCGGTATCGATGTGGTGGTGGGAAATGTGGCCACGGCCGAGGCGGCAAGATTTCTGGTGAATGCCGGAGCCGACGGTGTGAAGGTCGGAATCGGCCCGGGCTCAATCTGTACTACCCGCGTAATCGCCGGAGTGGGAGTCCCTCAGCTTTCTGCCATATATGATGTGGCTCAGGCCCTGAAAGGGACCGACGTGCCACTTATTGCCGACGGTGGATTACGCTACTCGGGTGATATCGTGAAGGCTCTGGCTGCAGGCGGTTCGTCCGTAATGATGGGTTCGTTGCTGGCCGGTACCGAGGAGTCGCCTGGCGAAACGATCATCTTCAACGGCAGAAAATTTAAAACCTATCGGGGAATGGGTTCGCTCTCGGCGATGCAGAAAGGGTCGAAGGATCGTTACTTTCAGGATGTGGAGGACGATATCAAGAAGCTGGTGCCCGAGGGGATCGAAGCGAGGGTTCCCTTCAAGGGGACATTGCAGGAGGTTATCTACCAGATGGTCGGTGGACTCCGGGCCGGTATGGGATACTGCGGTGCGGCTACCATCGAGCAGTTGCATGAGGCCAAATTTACCCGAATTACTGCTGCCGGATATGCAGAGAGCCATCCGCATGGCGTGATGATTACACGGGAAGCTCCCAACTACAGTCGAGACAAGGAGTAG